One Aegilops tauschii subsp. strangulata cultivar AL8/78 chromosome 7, Aet v6.0, whole genome shotgun sequence genomic window carries:
- the LOC109753678 gene encoding 7-deoxyloganetin glucosyltransferase encodes MEIGSLAPGERPHAVMIPYPAQGHITPMLKLAKLLHARGFHVTFVNNEFNHRRLLRSQSADTLRGLPAFQFTAIADGLPPSDREATQDIAELCYSTMTTCLPRFKELVVKLNEEAETSDGALPPVTCVVADSTMSFALAAARELGLRCATLWTASACGFMSYCHYKDLLDRGLFPLKEEAQLSNGYLDTIIDWIPSMPKDLRLRDLPSFMRTTDPDDIMFNFFVHETAAMSQASGVVINTWDELDAPLLDAMSKLLPSVYTVGPLHLTVRNNVSKESPLADTGSNLWKEQDAPLRWLDGQPPHSVLYVNFGSITVMSKEHLLEFAWGLANTGYAFLWNVRPDLVKGDDEAALPPEFFAATEGRSMLSTWCPQEKVLEHEAVGIFLTHSGWNSSLEGICGGIPMVCWPFFAEQQTNCRYKCTEWGIGMEIGEDVRRTEVEAMIREAMEGAKGREMRRRVQELRDSALASARCDGRSMRNVDRLIHEVLLA; translated from the exons TCCATGTCACCTTCGTCAACAACGAGTTCAACCACCGCCGGCTGCTCCGCTCCCAGTCCGCCGACACGCTACGTGGCCTGCCCGCGTTCCAGTTCACCGCCATCGCCGACGGCCTTCCGCCGTCCGACCGTGAGGCCACGCAGGACATCGCTGAGTTGTGCTACTCTACAATGACCACCTGCCTCCCCAGGTTCAAGGAGCTCGTCGTCAAGCTCAACGAGGAGGCCGAGACCTCCGACGGCGCACTGCCGCCTGTCACCTGCGTGGTGGCCGATAGCACCATGAGCTTCGCTCTTGCCGCCGCGCGGGAACTCGGCCTCCGCTGCGCCACACTCTGGACCGCCAGCGCCTGTGGTTTCATGAGCTACTGCCACTACAAGGATCTACTCGATCGTGGGCTCTTCCCTCTCAAAG AAGAGGCACAGTTGAGCAACGGATACTTGGACACGATCATAGACTGGATACCGTCCATGCCCAAAGACCTGCGGCTGCGTGACCTCCCTAGCTTCATGCGCACCACGGACCCCGATGACATCATGTTCAACTTCTTCGTCCACGAGACGGCCGCCATGTCGCAGGCGTCGGGGGTGGTGATCAACACCTGGGACGAGCTCGACGCGCCCCTGCTCGATGCCATGTCCAAGCTCCTGCCCTCCGTCTACACAGTGGGGCCACTCCATCTCACGGTCCGCAACAATGTCTCGAAGGAGAGCCCCCTCGCCGACACCGGGTCCAACCTGTGGAAGGAGCAGGACGCGCCCCTCCGGTGGCTCGACGGCCAACCGCCGCACTCCGTGTTGTATGTAAATTTTGGGAGCATCACGGTGATGTCCAAGGAGCATTTGTTGGAGTTCGCGTGGGGGTTGGCCAACACCGGCTACGCCTTCCTGTGGAACGTGCGGCCAGACCTCGTCAAGGGCGACGACGAGGCCGCACTACCGCCAGAGTTTTTCGCGGCGACCGAGGGTCGGAGCATGCTCTCGACGTGGTGCCCGCAGGAGAAGGTGCTGGAGCACGAGGCCGTAGGGATCTTCCTCACGCACTCTGGGTGGAACTCGTCGCTGGAGGGCATATGCGGCGGCATTCCGATGGTGTGTTGGCCCTTCTTTGCTGAGCAGCAGACCAACTGCCGCTACAAGTGCACGGAGTGGGGCATCGGGATGGAGATTGGGGAAGACGTGAGAAGGACCGAGGTGGAGGCCATGATACGGGAGGCCATGGAGGGGGCGAAGGGGCGAGAGATGCGACGGCGTGTGCAAGAGCTCCGGGATAGCGCCCTGGCCTCCGCACGGTGTGACGGAAGGTCCATGCGCAATGTTGATAGGCTCATCCATGAGGTGCTTCTGGCTTGA